Part of the Pseudobdellovibrionaceae bacterium genome is shown below.
CGAGAAATCGTAGCCCCCAGTTTTGACCAAAAGCTCACAGGGCACCTCAACGCCTACCGGTTTGACCCCGAAACGAAGAGCTTTTTGCTCTATCAACCCCAATAAATTCAGCTAGTTATAAATAAGCCTTGACTGGAATGCGCCGCGTCGCCTATTTTGGGCCTTCTTGTCCGAAAAAGGAAATAACTATGGCAAAGTTTGGTGCGATTTTGATTTTCTCCCTGACCCTGTTGGGGTTGGTGGGCTGTGGTAACAATGGCCGAAAACGCGAGGGCAATTCCTGTCGAGGCAGCGAGCGGTCGGCTTCTGATTACAAGCCGTTTCCCCAGCTCAATGAAACGGCCAGTGACTATCAGAAAATTGACCTCTCAAACACCGATCAGTTTGTGCCGGGAGTCTACGAACTCAAATCAGCTGAGGTTTTCTATCATAACAAGAGCATAAAAGGCCCTTTGTCTGACTTAAAAGTGCATGTAGTTCAAAAGCCAAATAGTCGAAAAGGCACTGATGAGCCGTTCGTTACCTCCAGCGTTTGTATGGCCAACTTTCAGCTGGGCTCTAGTTTTTCTGGCGGAAAAGAAATTATCTCATTTATGGATGTTCGCTCTGCCACCGACGTGATTCTCACATCAAGTTATGTCGGCTTTGAGCGCGGCGATATCTACAAGATGGCCCCCATTGCCTTTCAAGAAAATCAGGCGATAACGCCGGACGAATTCTTTGCCGGGCAATATGACAACTACGACTATACTTTTGCAAAAACGGGCGTCGACAAAGAAAAGGATCTAGCTGGGAACAATTATGAGTGGCGAGCCAACTTGGTTGACGGTGACGTCTCCTACGAACTTCGGGTAGTCTACAATTATTATACAGCTGAAGAGTGGGCTAAAAAACAGCAAGAAAAAGAGAATAACTAATCCTCGGTCGTACTCTGCCACAGGAAAAATGGCTCTGCTGTTTGGCCAGATTCAAAAACCCTCGTATTTTTTAACTCAACCTCTACATCTTCTTTTGATGAGTACCTGTGCCAAAAAACTAACTCTTCAGAATTCGAATGTGTCTCAATAATCGCTCTAAACGTGTCGCCGACTTCAATTTGCTTGCCGAATTTCAACTTTAAAACACCGCTCATGATGGTGACGAAAGCGCTTCTTTTTGCCGGTTTGTATTCGGCTGAGAGCAACAACCATCCCCCTTTTTCTAGGCGCTGCCCACAGGCTTTCAAAAACTCTATACGCCTTTTTTTTCCCGAGATGTGATTGATCATTCCGCTGGATAAGTAAATCAGATCAAACTTTCTGTCTGGGCTAATACTAAACACTGATCCCTCTAAAAATTGGCAGGTGCTATTTATTTTTTTGGCCGATTCCTTGGCCCTTTCAATCATCGACGTGGAAATATCCACACCTGTGACCGTCATGCCCAAACTTTCAAATGCCCAACATTCTCTACCAGCACCACAACCGACGACCATAACCTTAGCACAGGGCTTTTTTGTCTTAACCCTCCAGTCCTCTACAGCCTGGTACTCTCCCGGGTCGAACCCCCTTGAATTATGAGTCTCACTGGCCCAAACCTCTCTTTCACTACTATATTTTTGCCTCACCGTGCTATCAGATACCCGTTTCAAGTCTTGCGGCGACAACAGTAACTTAAGAAAAAAACCAGCTCTCTTCAGGCTTTGCGATAGATGCTTGCCGAACGCAACCCACCTAAAAGCCATGTAGCTCAGGTATAACAGGCCGTTTAATAGCCCACGAGCAACGCGGGTACGGCGGGGTGTCCGGATTTTTGAGAGATAGACGAAAATTTTATTCAACTCATGTGGTTTTTCACCCCAGTAAAATTTTTTCCCCCTTCGCCAAGTTCCAGTGACTTTTCCCCAGGCCAACAATTCAGGATCATCGAATAAACGGGAGCGGTCCCCTTTGGTCACTTTTTGACCGTTGCGGTTATGAACCCGGTGAGCGATCCACTCAGATGAATCTCGTAAAAGCAAAATTTCACCTTCAGAAAAACTCTCGATGGGTTGCGGGCTTTCAAAAAACTCCAAAGCCAAGTGATCACCTGGTTCAATCAGCGGCCACATGCTTTTATCATGGATTACGGTATCCAACGCTACCCCTAAAGATTGGCTTTCACTTCAGCTAACTCATTAATAAAGTCGACGGGACTGTGGGCTTTACCTTTTTCATTACAAGACATGCCGGGGCAATGGTCACAGTGATTGTAGGCTTTGCCGTTGGGTGTGTCTTCTAAATCACGAAACTTTATGTTTCTCCATTTTTCGGCGATTTTTGAGTTCCAAAGTGTTTGAAAGTCATCCTTGGCTAAATTACCCAACGGCTCACGCACCTCAATGCAAGACAATAGATCGCCGTAGGCGGTCACGGCACATTTTCCCTTGGCTGCGTTACATACGTATTCTTCAAACTGATTGGCAAAGCCTTTTGGCTTACTGTTTGGCCAACGTCTGGCGCGTTCCAAATAAAATTCCCTCAATTGATCTTTTGTTGCGCGCAACAACGTGGGCTCAAGGTCGCCGTCAAATTTTGATGTCACCACAGGGTCTACTTTTGCATCAAGACCTCGCTCCACACACCATTCATAAAGCTCGAAAACCGTGTGAGCATTTTTGCTCGTAAGCAAACAATTCACATAGGATTCAATACCGGCGTCTTTACAAAATTCAATGGCTCGCTTTGTTTTTTCACATGAACCCTTAACCCTGGTGAGATCATCATGGATTTCTGGATCTAAGCTATAAAGACTAAAGGTTAAGGCGGAAAATCCCACATCCTTTAACCTTTGAGCTACGCCTTCCGATCGGATTAACAAGCCATTTGTAATCATCGACAGATGAAACCCCAAACTCCCGGCCCTCTCGGCGATAGACCAAAAATGTGGATTTAGCATGGCTTCGCCGCCCATCAGGATTAAGTATAAAGTGCCAGCCTCTCTCAGCTGATCAAGAATTCTAAACCATTGGTCTTGACTTAAAATTCTCTCTGGGTCGTCTTTGAACGAGGGTATATAACAATGACGACAGCGTTCATTGCACCTGTTTGTTAGCTCCAAAGAAGCCTGTAGAGGTATAAACTCCTTGGCACTTTTTGCTAACCACTGATCCAGTAGGCTCCCTTTTTCACTGGCTACCGCCATTCAACAAGCCCTTCAGCGCTAAGTGTTTCTACAAACGGCACAAGATCTTTTTTGAATTCTTCAGCATCGACTTCAAATTCAGAGCAAAACTCAACGGCCAATTGCTTAAGCGTGGTTGGACTCTCTAAGGCCATCCAAATCCACGATCCAACCTCATTTAACTCATGAGCCCGCCGTCTTGCGGGATTCAGTAGCACCACCGATCCATCAAGTTCTTGCCAGGGTACTTTTGATCTGCGTAGGACCGAGTTTTCTTCAAATTTCATTTTGAACGTCTCCGGTAAGATTGAAGTGCATGACTTTAAACTCTATGTTTTTCGTCAGATAGTTCAACAAGGTAAATAGGCGGCTCTCATCTTGGTCATTGAAATTATCCCAGGCCAAATTTGAAAATGAACTTAGAAGCCTTGGGCGGCGATTCTCTTCTTCCATATCTGAAACAAACGTGTTTTTTGACTGGGACAGCCAATAAATATTTCTTAAACGAAATGACTGACCAAAAAAACTGGGGTTAAAAAACTTCTGGCCCATAAAACTGGGTTGCACCCGCAAATCGCCATCAGAAAAATCAAGAATGTTCATGTCATCACCCAGGCGCTTGGCTTCGGAGAAAAATGTGGAGATCGTGGTTTTGCCTGCACCAGAGGGCCCGATAAATAGGGTCACATCATTCTGTTCTCCTACAATACCGCTTGAATGGAACAACACTTTATTTTGTACGAATAATTTAGGCGGTATAAACCACCTTAAAAAATTGAAAAAACCATCCGGCTGTTGAGGGTCTGTCACGAGATCAATCTCAGACGAGCCTTTTATCATTGCCACAAAATCCCTTTGTGCCACCACCTGAATTTTTCCGGGCAACGTCCTTTCAAGCAAATCTGGACTTTCTTGACTGTCCCAAACAAGGCTTTCTGGATATCCCACCTGACCTGGCTCATACCAATTTACGCGGTACACAGATGAAAGGTCGTTTCCAAATGAAATCATCTTCCAAAGGTTGGGTATGTGTTCTTTTAAAAATGAATAGGCCTGCGCACTAAAACAAGTAAACTGAAAGGGAAGCCCATGGATTTCGCAGCAAAAATCTACACCGCTCTCTTGCGGCGATACCGCTCCGCCGACCAAAGCCTCCGCCAGGACGAATTTTGCCTCAAAATCGCTTGTGCTCAATGAACTCTGCATGGAAACTTCTTTCAGTTACGAAAGTAATTTCGACGCGTTACAATTGTCTGGCGGCCCTGCTGTGGATTTTCGTCCACCTGTGGCCATACCGTTGCACGAGGCTCCAAATGTCATCAGGTCTTCTGATTTCACTTGTGGTTTTTTGTACTTTTTCTTTTGCTTTTTATTTGAATTGGACTCGCTCACCTATGCCCCCCTTGGCCTTCGATAAGAACCAGTAAAAATCATACCAGAGCGCCTCTTTCAATCTACCCTTAACAAGGTGCTTCACCATGAAGTAGTGAGCCGGGTATCGGCGAGGCGACACCAGAAATGACTCACTCACTAGTCCAGACCACCACAAATGTGGCGGCGCTAAAGGGAGATTTGTTTTAAAGAACTTCTCGCAGGCGTGTAACACTATATCTAGACTTGTAACCAGCCCGACTTCCTCACTCACTGATCTTGCCTGAGTTAGGGCATGGGTGTCTTTTGACAGTAACAAGTGAATATCGTGTAACCAAAATAACTTAATGAAGGTGTGTTGGTAAGCCAAGTGCCCACTCAGATAAACAAGATTCTCTGCAGAATTCAATTTTGCCATATCGAGTACACTGATTTTTGCCTTTTGGTTTCTGTTACAGTTTGGCATGATTTCAAAGTGAACTTCCAGCGGAATTTCAACACCATTCTTGTTTTTCGTGTAGGTTTTTTTGTGCCTGTTGAATTGCCACTTCAGTTCATCCGCTTGCGGTGCCCAACCATTTTCTGTTAAAAGTCGATCAACAGCTTGGTGTTGCTCCGCCTCAACATATATGTCGATATCAGAAATAGCACGGGCTCCCGAGTCCTCATACAGACTCTCAAGCATAGCTATGCCCTTAATCGGTGCCGTTTCGATACCTCGACTTGCGAACCTATTTTTTAAGCTCAGCCAATTCTCCAAAAATATCTGATTTTTCAACCACTGATTGAGCCACTCCGTTTTAAGCGTTTGAACACTATTGACTCCAAATTTTTTTCGCCCATATGAATATAGCCAGCCTGCCAAGCGATGATCTGAGATCACCCATTCATTAGTTTGAAGCAGTTGTGCCAATCCAACTTCAGAACTTGGATAAAACAACTCTTTTAGGGTAAGTGAACTCCTACTCATAGTGTGTGTACACCAATTTATCGAGAATCACTTGATTTCGGCGCCTAAACGACCATAGAAAAAAATAAAAACCCCCTACCAGAACCATACCGCCGCCAAACCCTAGAATGAATAACGAAGTTAAGTGCTCTGAACCGGCAAAGCCCGAAAGAGAAGCCCGAGACAAATTAATTACCACTGTAAACGGTGAGAATTTTTCTAATATTGCCTCCATAGAAGTTCCAAAAACCTGAACGGGAAAATAAACGCCGCTTAAGACGGCCAGAACGTTGGTTATGCTCAACATAAGCCCTTGACCCCTTCCAAAGTTCATTACTAGACCACAGGTCAATAATCCCAAGCCCCAAAATAAGGGTACTGCCAGCAATTGAACAGTCCACCACCATGTCATTTGAATCACTGAAAGGTCGAATCCAAACATCAATCGCGCAATAATCAATAAAGTAATTAATCTTACCAGATCAAATAGCAGACCTGAAAACCCCAAGATCGAATAG
Proteins encoded:
- a CDS encoding PqqD family protein, with translation MKFEENSVLRRSKVPWQELDGSVVLLNPARRRAHELNEVGSWIWMALESPTTLKQLAVEFCSEFEVDAEEFKKDLVPFVETLSAEGLVEWR
- a CDS encoding phosphoenolpyruvate carboxykinase (ATP); protein product: MQSSLSTSDFEAKFVLAEALVGGAVSPQESGVDFCCEIHGLPFQFTCFSAQAYSFLKEHIPNLWKMISFGNDLSSVYRVNWYEPGQVGYPESLVWDSQESPDLLERTLPGKIQVVAQRDFVAMIKGSSEIDLVTDPQQPDGFFNFLRWFIPPKLFVQNKVLFHSSGIVGEQNDVTLFIGPSGAGKTTISTFFSEAKRLGDDMNILDFSDGDLRVQPSFMGQKFFNPSFFGQSFRLRNIYWLSQSKNTFVSDMEEENRRPRLLSSFSNLAWDNFNDQDESRLFTLLNYLTKNIEFKVMHFNLTGDVQNEI
- a CDS encoding methyltransferase domain-containing protein; this encodes MDTVIHDKSMWPLIEPGDHLALEFFESPQPIESFSEGEILLLRDSSEWIAHRVHNRNGQKVTKGDRSRLFDDPELLAWGKVTGTWRRGKKFYWGEKPHELNKIFVYLSKIRTPRRTRVARGLLNGLLYLSYMAFRWVAFGKHLSQSLKRAGFFLKLLLSPQDLKRVSDSTVRQKYSSEREVWASETHNSRGFDPGEYQAVEDWRVKTKKPCAKVMVVGCGAGRECWAFESLGMTVTGVDISTSMIERAKESAKKINSTCQFLEGSVFSISPDRKFDLIYLSSGMINHISGKKRRIEFLKACGQRLEKGGWLLLSAEYKPAKRSAFVTIMSGVLKLKFGKQIEVGDTFRAIIETHSNSEELVFWHRYSSKEDVEVELKNTRVFESGQTAEPFFLWQSTTED
- a CDS encoding radical SAM protein gives rise to the protein MAVASEKGSLLDQWLAKSAKEFIPLQASLELTNRCNERCRHCYIPSFKDDPERILSQDQWFRILDQLREAGTLYLILMGGEAMLNPHFWSIAERAGSLGFHLSMITNGLLIRSEGVAQRLKDVGFSALTFSLYSLDPEIHDDLTRVKGSCEKTKRAIEFCKDAGIESYVNCLLTSKNAHTVFELYEWCVERGLDAKVDPVVTSKFDGDLEPTLLRATKDQLREFYLERARRWPNSKPKGFANQFEEYVCNAAKGKCAVTAYGDLLSCIEVREPLGNLAKDDFQTLWNSKIAEKWRNIKFRDLEDTPNGKAYNHCDHCPGMSCNEKGKAHSPVDFINELAEVKANL
- a CDS encoding nucleotidyltransferase family protein encodes the protein MSRSSLTLKELFYPSSEVGLAQLLQTNEWVISDHRLAGWLYSYGRKKFGVNSVQTLKTEWLNQWLKNQIFLENWLSLKNRFASRGIETAPIKGIAMLESLYEDSGARAISDIDIYVEAEQHQAVDRLLTENGWAPQADELKWQFNRHKKTYTKNKNGVEIPLEVHFEIMPNCNRNQKAKISVLDMAKLNSAENLVYLSGHLAYQHTFIKLFWLHDIHLLLSKDTHALTQARSVSEEVGLVTSLDIVLHACEKFFKTNLPLAPPHLWWSGLVSESFLVSPRRYPAHYFMVKHLVKGRLKEALWYDFYWFLSKAKGGIGERVQFK